From Cellulomonas oligotrophica, a single genomic window includes:
- a CDS encoding DEAD/DEAH box helicase has product MTPDVDPGRAARAEVDRHRALAARAQAVLDRVRALEDAVTGTVTQDREARVRAELACVEVGALAGTTDRPLRLGALVEAGYRTAADLVGVDATALAQVPGVGPGTARAVTAAVLQLADAVRAATPVRLRLDADDRPDTEASTRVVTALHALLRWWPQVDPHRDRLAVYVRAATAHARTAAPATSRVRYALSLPRTRDRARRAVGALAAWTTSGETAALASLLDDLAGVHDEAGFDAAWSDVERRPATYTTALHRLVPGALDLAVERGLLAGELADQVVAHPLDTRLMRSTLRGYQEFGARFLLCQGRAVLGDEMGLGKTVQAVAAMAHLAAGGERHLLVVCPASVLVSWAREVTTHSTLTVHRVHGDAAADAAARWVVDGGVAVTTFGSMHHLPDPQVLPRPGLAMLVVDEAHLVRNPRARRSRAVAGWARATPRVALLTGTPLQRHVDDFVALVELVAPDLVPGLPRHLGLAGADAFRRAVAPVYLRRNQRDVLLELPALEVVDEWEELTASGARAYADAVAEGQLVRMRRATTVVDGRPSSGKVGRLLEIVDDARENGRRVVVLSYFRGVLDVVAPVLRAHGVAHVGGPLTGDVPPGERQDMVDRLAAADPHDGAVLVAQVEAGGVGLNLQCASVAVLCEPQLSPAVEAQAFARLHRMGQLRAVRAHRLLAEGTVDERLHAALAERAREVDAYVRDSVLAQSSVRAVDVTDAALAREVVAWEQARLGRGPVWDELAPPG; this is encoded by the coding sequence GTGACGCCCGACGTGGACCCCGGACGCGCCGCCCGGGCCGAGGTCGACCGTCACCGGGCGCTCGCGGCACGCGCCCAGGCGGTGCTCGACCGTGTCCGCGCCCTGGAGGACGCCGTGACGGGCACCGTCACGCAGGACCGTGAGGCGCGCGTGCGTGCCGAGCTCGCGTGCGTCGAGGTGGGCGCGCTGGCCGGCACGACCGACCGGCCGCTGCGCCTGGGCGCTCTCGTCGAGGCCGGGTACCGCACGGCCGCCGACCTGGTCGGGGTCGACGCCACGGCCCTCGCGCAGGTGCCCGGCGTCGGGCCCGGCACCGCCCGCGCCGTCACGGCGGCCGTGCTGCAGCTCGCCGACGCGGTCCGGGCCGCCACACCCGTGCGGCTCCGGCTCGACGCCGACGACCGCCCCGACACCGAGGCCAGCACGCGCGTCGTGACCGCGCTGCACGCCCTCCTGCGGTGGTGGCCGCAGGTCGACCCGCACCGGGACCGGCTCGCCGTGTACGTCCGGGCGGCGACCGCCCACGCCCGCACGGCGGCCCCCGCCACGTCCCGGGTCCGGTACGCCCTGAGCCTGCCGCGGACCCGCGACCGTGCCCGCCGCGCGGTGGGGGCGCTCGCCGCCTGGACGACGTCCGGCGAGACCGCGGCGCTGGCGAGCCTCCTCGACGACCTCGCGGGCGTCCACGACGAGGCCGGCTTCGACGCCGCGTGGTCGGACGTCGAGCGCCGCCCGGCGACGTACACGACAGCGCTGCACCGCCTCGTGCCCGGGGCGCTGGACCTCGCCGTCGAGCGCGGTCTGCTCGCCGGCGAGCTCGCCGACCAGGTCGTCGCCCACCCGCTCGACACGCGCCTGATGCGCAGCACGCTGCGCGGCTACCAGGAGTTCGGTGCCCGGTTCCTGCTGTGCCAGGGGCGGGCCGTGCTCGGCGACGAGATGGGGCTGGGCAAGACGGTCCAGGCGGTGGCCGCCATGGCGCACCTCGCGGCCGGCGGGGAGCGGCACCTGCTCGTGGTCTGCCCGGCCAGCGTGCTCGTGTCCTGGGCCCGCGAGGTCACCACCCACAGCACCCTCACGGTCCACCGGGTGCACGGGGACGCGGCGGCGGACGCGGCGGCCCGCTGGGTCGTCGACGGCGGCGTCGCGGTCACCACGTTCGGCTCGATGCACCACCTGCCCGACCCGCAGGTGCTGCCCCGCCCGGGCCTGGCGATGCTCGTGGTCGACGAGGCGCACCTCGTGCGCAACCCGCGGGCGCGCCGGTCGCGGGCCGTCGCCGGCTGGGCGCGGGCCACGCCACGGGTGGCGCTGCTGACCGGCACGCCGCTGCAGCGGCACGTCGACGACTTCGTCGCGCTCGTGGAGCTCGTCGCTCCCGACCTCGTGCCCGGTCTGCCCCGGCACCTCGGGCTCGCCGGGGCGGACGCGTTCCGGCGCGCCGTCGCGCCCGTGTACCTGCGGCGCAACCAGAGGGACGTGCTGCTCGAGCTGCCCGCGCTGGAGGTCGTCGACGAGTGGGAGGAGCTCACGGCGAGCGGCGCCCGTGCCTATGCGGACGCGGTGGCCGAGGGGCAGCTGGTGCGGATGCGCCGAGCGACGACCGTCGTGGACGGCCGGCCCTCGTCGGGGAAGGTCGGGCGCCTGCTCGAGATCGTCGACGACGCCCGCGAGAACGGTCGCCGCGTCGTCGTGCTGTCCTACTTCCGGGGCGTGCTCGACGTGGTCGCGCCCGTGCTGCGGGCGCACGGCGTCGCGCACGTCGGTGGCCCGCTCACCGGCGACGTGCCGCCCGGCGAGCGGCAGGACATGGTCGACCGACTGGCGGCGGCCGACCCGCACGACGGTGCCGTGCTCGTCGCGCAGGTCGAGGCCGGCGGTGTCGGCCTCAACCTGCAGTGCGCCTCGGTCGCCGTGCTCTGCGAGCCGCAGCTCTCGCCCGCGGTCGAGGCGCAGGCGTTCGCGCGCCTGCACCGGATGGGCCAGCTGCGGGCCGTGCGCGCGCACCGCCTGCTCGCCGAGGGCACCGTCGACGAACGCCTGCACGCGGCCCTGGCCGAGCGTGCGCGCGAGGTCGACGCGTACGTGCGCGACTCGGTCCTCGCGCAGAGCTCGGTCCGCGCGGTCGACGTGACGGACGCCGCGCTCGCCCGCGAGGTCGTCGCCTGGGAGCAGGCGCGCCTGGGACGGGGGCCCGTGTGGGACGAGCTCGCCCCGCCCGGCTGA
- the rny gene encoding ribonuclease Y: MDPGAVVTVVGLLGACLVALLLILLARRDADAQRRRATEDVARIRDDARALLADAERRERRVVDREQDLAAERTALAELERRTRAQADALVESERAAARALDKAERAAARTLADAERTARERLAAARDEARAQLEAVGGLTEDEARAELTRRQVEQATNDAAGQVRRAEAQARRTAEARARRIVTAAVQRLAVPTSSQGVLSMLPLPSDEMKGRIIGKEGRNIRHFEALTGVNVLIDETPDTVVLSCFDAARREVAQVALEALMSDGRIHPQRIEAAYADALAGADERHDAAGHDAAERAGVDGLHPDLVRTMGRLRLRSSYGQSVLEHLVETAQVAATMAAELGADVDVARRGAFLHDVGKALTAQVGGTHAAVGADLARRCGETDAVVNAIAAHHDEVPATTVEAVLVQAADAISAARPGARREEVDQYLERMDKLEALVVAHQGVRRALAMSAGREVRVVVEPAEVDDYALPQLAVSIARHIEADLTYPGEIKVTVVRELRASATAG; this comes from the coding sequence GTGGATCCGGGTGCTGTCGTCACCGTCGTCGGCCTGCTGGGCGCGTGCCTGGTCGCCCTGCTGCTCATCCTGCTCGCCCGGCGCGACGCCGACGCCCAGCGTCGCCGCGCCACCGAGGACGTCGCGCGCATCCGCGACGACGCCCGGGCCCTGCTCGCCGACGCCGAGCGGCGCGAGCGCCGGGTGGTGGACCGCGAGCAGGACCTCGCGGCCGAGCGCACGGCGCTGGCCGAGCTGGAGCGACGCACGCGCGCCCAGGCCGACGCCCTCGTCGAGTCGGAGCGGGCCGCGGCCCGTGCGCTCGACAAGGCCGAGCGCGCGGCGGCGCGCACGCTGGCCGACGCCGAGCGCACGGCGCGCGAGCGGCTGGCCGCGGCCCGCGACGAGGCCCGTGCCCAGCTCGAGGCGGTCGGAGGCCTCACCGAGGACGAGGCCCGGGCCGAGCTCACGCGCCGCCAGGTCGAGCAGGCCACGAACGACGCCGCCGGGCAGGTGCGCCGGGCCGAGGCCCAGGCCCGCCGCACCGCGGAGGCCCGCGCGCGACGCATCGTCACGGCCGCCGTGCAGCGCCTCGCCGTGCCGACCAGCTCGCAGGGCGTGCTCAGCATGCTGCCCCTGCCGTCGGACGAGATGAAGGGCCGGATCATCGGCAAGGAGGGCCGCAACATCCGGCACTTCGAGGCCCTGACCGGCGTGAACGTGCTCATCGACGAGACCCCGGACACCGTGGTCCTCTCGTGCTTCGACGCCGCGCGGCGCGAGGTCGCGCAGGTCGCGCTCGAGGCCCTGATGAGCGACGGCCGCATCCACCCGCAGCGCATCGAGGCCGCCTACGCCGACGCGCTCGCGGGGGCCGACGAGCGGCACGACGCGGCGGGCCACGACGCGGCCGAGCGGGCCGGTGTCGACGGGCTGCACCCGGACCTCGTGCGCACCATGGGCCGGCTGCGGCTGCGGTCGTCGTACGGGCAGAGCGTCCTGGAGCACCTGGTGGAGACCGCGCAGGTCGCGGCGACGATGGCCGCCGAGCTCGGCGCCGACGTCGACGTGGCGCGCCGCGGCGCGTTCCTGCACGACGTCGGCAAGGCGCTGACCGCGCAGGTCGGCGGCACGCACGCGGCGGTGGGCGCGGACCTGGCGCGGCGCTGCGGGGAGACCGACGCCGTGGTGAACGCGATCGCCGCGCACCACGACGAGGTGCCGGCGACGACGGTCGAGGCCGTCCTCGTGCAGGCCGCCGACGCGATCTCGGCGGCCCGGCCCGGCGCCCGCCGCGAGGAGGTCGACCAGTACCTGGAGCGCATGGACAAGCTCGAGGCGCTCGTCGTGGCGCACCAGGGCGTGCGCCGGGCGCTGGCGATGTCCGCGGGCCGGGAGGTCCGGGTCGTGGTCGAGCCGGCCGAGGTCGACGACTACGCCCTGCCGCAGCTCGCGGTGTCGATCGCCCGGCACATCGAGGCCGACCTGACCTACCCCGGCGAGATCAAGGTCACCGTGGTGCGCGAGCTGCGCGCCAGCGCCACGGCCGGCTGA